A genome region from Drosophila simulans strain w501 chromosome 2R, Prin_Dsim_3.1, whole genome shotgun sequence includes the following:
- the LOC6735330 gene encoding uncharacterized protein LOC6735330, whose amino-acid sequence MLPNWLTGEYLQPKLRAYYNDDQLKVLKVWSKPATEKGQNYMSLMTRIHVDIQQGDGLFQNRTYIIKEALSEGVPQAKVFLEYDVYNREMDMYEFILPKMNELLQEVGLTGKFTADTIFVDREYSTMILEDLAQYNYVNADRVKQLDLAHTKLTLEVLAKFHAASIIVKQRHPELLTTTLYTHFFSRDKKGYTEVYKGVLSAFIRFINGQPALKKKYGNKLEKLQKNIMDYGARTFEVGEQELLTLNHGDCWTTNFMYQYDDASNPQSAVAIDFQFSNFTSPANDLHLFFTVSVRDEVQDKEPELVEKYYSDLKRNLDTLSYKGIFPSLQEFQKQFESRRFMCLLAHLFKPVIIYDGTEVSSDFSGVYKDTEEGIRFQKAIYANERVLKSATKLLAMLDAKGVLDLQ is encoded by the exons ATGTTACCCAATTGGCTTACCGGAGAGTATTTGCAGCCGAAATTGAGGGCTTACTACAATGATGATCAGCTGAAGGTCCTGAAAGTCTGGTCCAAGCCAGCAACTGAAAAAGGTCAGAACTACATGAGCCTCATGACCCGTATTCACGTGGACATTCAGCAGGGCGATGGATTATTTCAAAATAGAACCTACATTATCAAGGAAGCCCTATCGGAAGGTGTTCCCCAGGCGAAGGTATTCTTAGAGTATGATGTGTATAACCGGGAAATGGATATGTACGAGTTTATCCTGCCGAAGATGAATGAACTTCTTCAAGAAGTTGGCCTTACCGGAAAGTTCACTGCGGATACGATTTTTGTAGATCGGGAATATAGCACTATGATATTGGAAGATCTGGCGCAGTATAACTACGTGAATGCAGATCGAGTGAAGCAGCTGGATCTGGCTCATACGAAATTGACTTTGGAAGTATTGGCCAAGTTCCATGCAGCATCCATAATCGTGAAACAGCGCCATCCCGAACTCCTGACCACGACTCTATATACTCACTTCTTTTCGCGAGACAAAAAAGGTTACACAGAGGTGTACAAAGGTGTTTTATCGGCTTTTATAAGGTTCATAAATGGACAACCAGCATTAAAGAAAAAGTACGgtaataaattagaaaaattgcaaaaaaacaTCATGGACTATGGAGCTAGGACCTTTGAGGTTGGAGAACAAGAGCTGCTGACCTTGAACCATGGTGATTGCTGGACCACCAACTTTATGTATCAGTATGATGATGCGAGTAATCCGCAATCAGCTGTAGCCATAGACTTTCAATTCAGCAACTTCACCTCCCCTGCAAACGACTTGCATTTATTCTTCACCGTTTCAGTGCGGGATGAAGTTCAGGACAAGGAACCCGAACTTGTTGAGAAATACTATAGCGACCTCAAAAGAAACCTGGATACTCTGTCCTATAAGGGCATATTTCCCAGCCTCCAGGAGTTCCAGAAACAGTTCGAAAGTCGTCGATTCATGT GTCTGTTGGCCCATCTCTTCAAGCCCGTTATAATATACGACGGTACCGAAGTGAGCTCAGACTTCTCAGGTGTCTACAAAGATACCGAAGAGGGCATTCGATTCCAGAAAGCTATCTATGCCAACGAAAGGGTGTTGAAAAGTGCTACAAAATTATTAGCCATGCTTGATGCGAAGGGTGTTTTGGATCTTCAGTAG